The Thalassophryne amazonica chromosome 6, fThaAma1.1, whole genome shotgun sequence genome includes a region encoding these proteins:
- the smc1a gene encoding structural maintenance of chromosomes protein 1A — protein sequence MGYLKLIEIENFKSYKGRQIIGPFHKFTAIIGPNGSGKSNLMDAISFVLAEKTSNLRVKTLKDLIHGAPVGKPAANRAFVSMVYQEDNGEERSFTRVIIGASSEYRINNKVVGLPEYSEELEKLGILIKARNFLVFQGAVESIAMKNPKERTALFEEISRSGELAQEYDRRKKEMVKAEEDTQFNYHRKKNIAAERKEAKQEKEEAERYQRLKDEVARASVQLQLFKLYHNETEIEKLNKELGQRNKEIEKDRKKMDHVEEELKDKKKELGRLMREQQTIEKEIKEKDSELNQKRPQYIKAKENTSHKIKKLEAARKSLQNAQKMYKKRKADMDELDKEMRAVEMAKQDFEDRMEEEAQSQGQDLTLEENQVKQYHRLKEEASKRAATLAQELEKFNRDQKADQDRLDLEERKKVETEAKIKQKIREIEENQKRIEKLEDYIATSRQSLDEQKRMEEELTEEVELAKRRIDEINMELNQVMEQLGDARIDRQENSRQQRKAEIMESIKRLYPGSVYGRLIDLCQPTQKKYQIAVTKVLGKNMDAIIVDSEKTGRDCIQYIKEQRGEPETFLPLDYLEVKPTDEKLRELRGAKLVIDVIRYEPPHIKKALQYACGNALVCENVEDARRIAFGGPYRHKTVALDGTLFQKSGVISGGASDLKAKARRWDEKAVDKLKEKKEKLTDELKEQMKAKRKEAELRQVQSQAHGLQMRLKYSQSDLEQTKTRHLSLNMQEKSKLESELANFGPRINDIKRIIQSREREITDLRDRMNLVEDEVFVEFCKEIGVRNIREFEEEKVKRQNEIAKKRLEFETQKTRLGIQVDYEKNQLKEDQEKVMMWEQTVKKDEAEIERLKKEEHRHMKIIDETMAQLQDLKNQHLTKKSEVNDKNHEMEEIRKKLGGANKELTQLQKEVTAIETKLEQKRSDRHNLLQACKMQDIRLPLRSGTMDDISQGEGSSQTDESSSQRTSSSVLAKEALIEIDYSNLSEDLKDALSEEEIKAETNTLQQRLNEQQSILQRISAPNMKAMEKLESVRDKFQETSDEFEAARKRAKKAKQAFEQIKKERFDRFNTCFDSVATNIDEIYKALSRNSSAQAFLGPENPEEPYLDGINYNCVAPGKRFRPMDNLSGGEKTVAALALLFAIHSYKPAPFFVLDEIDAALDNTNIGKVANYIKDQSVENFQAIVISLKEEFYTKADSLIGVYPEQGDCVISKVLTFDLSQYPDANPNPNE from the exons ATGGGCTATTTAAAATTGATAGAGATAGAAAACTTCAAGTCATATAAAGGAAGACAGATCATTGGACCTTTTCATAAATTCACCGCAATTATCGGACCCAATGGATCTG GAAAGTCCAACCTTATGgatgccatcagcttcgtgctggcAGAGAAGACCAGTAACCTACGTGTGAAAACTCTGAAAGATCTGATCCATGGAGCTCCTGTGGGGAAGCCAGCAGCTAATAGGGCCTTTGTCAGCATGGTGTATCAGGAGGATAATGGAGAAGAACGCTCCTTCACAAGAGTTATTATTG GTGCTTCCTCTGAATACCGTATCAACAACAAGGTGGTAGGCCTGCCTGAATACAGTGAAGAGCTGGAGAAACTGGGTATTCTCATCAAGGCCAGGAACTTCCTGGTTTTTCAG GGAGCTGTCGAGTCGATTGCAATGAAGAATCCCAAGGAACGCACAGCTCTGTTTGAAGAAATTTCTCGTTCTGGAGAGCTTGCCCAAGAGTATGATCGGAGGAAGAAAGAAATGGTGaaagcagaagaagacacccagttCAATTACCACCGCAAAAAAAACATTGCTGCTGAGCGCAAGGAAGCCAAGCAAGAGAAAGAGGAG GCTGAGCGTTACCAGCGTCTGAAGGATGAAGTAGCAAGGGCCAGTGTTCAGTTGCAGCTCTTCAAGCTGTACCACAATGAGACAGAGATTGAGAAACTGAACAAAGAATTGGGTCAGAGGAACAAAGAGATTGAGAAGGACCGTAAGAAAATGGATCACGTTGAGGAGGAGCTGAAGGACAAGAAGAAGGAGCTGGGTAGGCTGATGAGGGAGCAGCAGACTATTGAGAAAGAGATCAA agagaaggaCTCTGAATTGAACCAAAAGCGGCCACAGTACATTAAGGCCAAAGAAAACACCTCCCATAAGATCAAGAAGCTTGAAGCAGCACGAAAGTCTTTGCAAAATGCTCAGAAGATGTACAAGAAGCGCAAGGCAGACATGGATGAGCTGGACAAGGAGATGAGAGCAGTGGAGATGGCCAAGCAAGATTTTGAGGATCGCATGGAGGAGGAAGCCCAGAGCCAGGGCCAGGACctcaccttggaggaaaaccag GTCAAACAGTATCATCGTCTGAAGGAGGAGGCCAGTAAACGTGCTGCCACCTTGGCCCAGGAGCTGGAGAAGTTTAATCGTGATCAAAAGGCAGACCAAGACCGCCTTGACTTGGAGGAAAGAAAGAAAGTGGAGACAGAG GCTAAAATTAAACAGAAGATTCGTGAAATTGAGGAAAACCAGAAACGTATTGAAAAATTAGAGGATTACATTGCCACCAGCAG ACAATCTCTAGATGAACAGAAGCGCATGGAGGAGGAGTTGACTGAAGAAGTGGAGCTGGCTAAGAGGAGGATTGATGAGATAAACATGGAGCTAAACCAG GTAATGGAGCAGTTGGGAGATGCCAGGATTGACAGGCAGGAGAACAGTCGTCAGCAGCGTAAAGCTGAGATCATGGAGAGCATCAAAAGACTCTATCCTGGCTCTGTG TATGGTCGTCTGATCGACTTGTGCCAACCCACCCAAAAGAAGTATCAGATTGCTGTGACCAAAGTTTTGGGGAAGAACATGGATGCCATTATTGTTGACTCTGAGAAGACTGGTAGAGACTGTATTCAGTACATCAAAGAGCAGCGAGGAGAGCCAGAGACATTCCTTCCTCTCGACTACTTAGAG GTGAAACCAACAGATGAGAAACTGAGAGAATTGCGGGGAGCTAAGCTGGTGATTGATGTGATTCGCTATGAGCCCCCCCACATCAAGAAGGCTCTCCAGTATGCATGTGGCAATgccttggtctgtgaaaatgtGGAGGATGCAAGGAGGATTGCTTTTGGAGGGCCATACAGACACAAG ACTGTAGCCCTGGATGGTACTTTGTTCCAAAAGTCTGGAGTGATATCTGGAGGAGCCAGTGATTTGAAAGCCAAGGCCAGGCGCTGGGATGAGAAAGCAGTGGATAAGCTTAAGGAGAAGAAGGAGAAACTTACAGATGAGCTCAAA GAGCAAATGAAGGCCAAGAGGAAGGAAGCAGAGCTTCGTCAAGTGCAGTCACAAGCCCACGGTTTGCAGATGAGACTAAAGTACTCACAGAGCGACCTGGAACAGACAAAAACCCGCCACCTATCACTCAACATGCAG GAAAAGTCTAAACTGGAGAGTGAACTAGCAAACTTTGGCCCTCGCATCAATGACATCAAGAGAATCATCCAGTCCCGTGAGAGAGAGATCACTGACCTGAGGGACCGCATGAACCTG GTGGAAGATGAAGTGTTTGTGGAATTCTGTAAAGAGATTGGAGTGAGGAACATCAGAGAGTTTGAAGAGGAGAAGGTGAAGAGGCAGAATGAAATTGCAAAGAAGCG TCTTGAGTTTGAGACCCAGAAGACCCGTCTGGGTATCCAGGTAGACTATGAGAAGAACCAGCTAAAGGAGGACCAAGAAAAGGTCATGATGTGGGAGCAGACAGTCAAAAAGGATGAGGCTGAAATCGAGCGACTTAAAAAG GAGGAACACAGGCACATGAAGATCATTGATGAGACAATGGCCCAGCTGCAGGACCTGAAAAATCAGCACCTTACCAAAAAATCTGAGGTCAATGATAAAAACCATGAAATGGAGGAGATTCGCAAAAAACTGGGTGGAGCCAACAA GGAGTTAACTCAACTCCAGAAGGAAGTGACAGCCATTGAGACTAAACTGGAGCAGAAACGCAGCGATCGTCACAACTTGTTGCAAGCCTGCAAAATGCAGGATATCAGGTTGCCTCTTAGATCTGGAACAATGGATGATATCAGCcagggagag GGGAGCTCCCAGACAGATGAGTCAAGCAGTCAGAGGACCTCCAGCAGTGTTCTGGCTAAAGAAGCTCTCATCGAGATAGACTACAGCAACCTGTCTGAGGACCTGAAG GATGCCCTGTCAGAGGAAGAGATAAAAgcagagacaaacacactgcaGCAGCGTCTGAATGAACAGCAGAGCATCCTACAAAGGATCAGTGCACCCAACATGAAGGCCATGGAGAAGCTTGAGAGTGTCAGGGATAAGTTCCAAGAGACAAGTGACG AGTTTGAAGCTGCCCGTAAAAGAGCCAAGAAGGCCAAACAAGCCTTTGAGCAAATCAAGAAAGAAAGATTTGACCGCTTCAATACCTGCTTTGACTCTGTGGCCACAAACATTGATGAGATCTACAAAGCACTCTCACGGAACAGCAGCGCTCAG GCTTTTCTGGGTCCGGAAAACCCAGAGGAACCATACCTTGATGGTATCAACTATAACTGTGTGGCTCCAGGGAAGCGTTTCAGACCCATGgataatctgtctggaggagagaAGACTGTAGCTGCTCTTGCTCTGCTCTTTGCCATTCACAG TTATAAACCCGCCCCCTTCTTTGTCCTGGATGAGATTGATGCTGCTCTTGATAACACTAACATTGGGAAG GTGGCCAACTACATAAAGGACCAGTCGGTGGAGAACTTCCAGGCTATTGTCATTTCTCTGAAGGAAGAGTTCTACACCAAGGCAGATTCTCTCATTGGTGTTTATCCAGAG CAAGGGGACTGTGTTATCAGCAAAGTGTTAACCTTTGACCTCTCTCAGTATCCTGATGCCAACCCAAATCCCAACGAATAA